A window from Triticum aestivum cultivar Chinese Spring chromosome 6D, IWGSC CS RefSeq v2.1, whole genome shotgun sequence encodes these proteins:
- the LOC123142019 gene encoding senescence-specific cysteine protease SAG39-like — protein MAISKALMLGILGCLCLCSLVLAARELSDDLSMAARHESWMVQYSRVYKDATEKAQRFEVFKDNVGFIESFNTENCKFYLGINQFADLTNEEFKATKANKGYKPSLQRVPTGFKYENVSFDALPATVDWRTKGAVTPVKDQGDCGCCWAFSAVAATEGVIKLKTGKLISLSEQELVDCDVHGEDQGCEGGLMDDAFKFIIKNGGLTTESNYPYTAADDKCKSGTNDAASIKSYEDVPTNNEGALMQAVASQPVSVAVDGGDMTFQFYKGGVMTGSCGTDLDHGIAAIGYGKTSDGTKYWLLKNSWGTTWGENGYLRMEKDIPDKRGMCGLAMEPSYPTA, from the exons ATGGCCATTTCAAAAGCTCTGATGCTTGGCATCCTCGGATGCCTTTGCTTATGCAGTTTGGTCCTAGCAGCTCGCGAGCTAAGCGATGACTTGTCGATGGCGGCAAGGCACGAGAGTTGGATGGTGCAATACAGCCGTGTGTATAAGGATGCCACCGAGAAGGCGCAGCGATTTGAGGTTTTCAAGGACAATGTCGGGTTCATCGAGTCATTTAACACCGAGAACTGCAAGTTCTATTTGGGCATCAATCAGTTCGCCGACCTCACCAACGAGGAGTTCAAGGCAACAAAGGCTAACAAGGGGTACAAACCGAGCTTGCAGAGGGTTCCTACCGGATTCAAGTATGAGAATGTTAGTTTTGATGCACTTCCGGCAACCGTAGACTGGAGGACCAAAGGTGCAGTCACTCCCGTCAAGGATCAAGGGGATTGTG GTTGTTGTTGGGCATTTTCTGCTGTCGCTGCCACAGAGGGCGTCATTAAGCTCAAAACTGGCAAGCTTATCTCACTGTCGGAGCAAGAGTTGGTGGATTGTGATGTCCATGGTGAAGACCAAGGTTGCGAAGGTGGGCTCATGGATGATGCCTTTAAGTTCATAATCAAGAACGGAGGTCTCACTACCGAGTCCAACTACCCATATACCGCGGCAGATGACAAGTGCAAGAGTGGAACCAACGATGCCGCATCCATAAAAAGCTATGAGGATGTTCCAACCAACAATGAGGGAGCCCTCATGCAAGCCGTCGCAAGCCAACCTGTCTCAGTAGCTGTAGATGGAGGAGATATGACGTTCCAATTTTACAAAGGTGGAGTAATGACAGGCTCATGTGGCACTGACCTAGATCATGGTATTGCAGCTATTGGTTATGGCAAGACCAGTGATGGTACAAAGTATTGGTTGTTGAAGAATTCATGGGGAACAACATGGGGCGAGAACGGATATTTAAGAATGGAGAAGGatattcccgataagagaggcatGTGTGGCCTTGCGATGGAGCCTTCTTACCCCACTGCATAG